AAGTGCCCGATATTGATGCTGTGGTAAAACTTGTTGTTAAAGAAAGAGATTCAGGTGATACATTATCTTGTTTACAAGCcaatttttccaatggTAAAACTATTAGTCAAACCGGAGTTAAATGGGCCACCGCATGTATTGCTGGTTTAGGATTGATTGTGGCTGCTATGTTGTCTACTTTTGGAAATTCTAATGCTGCTTCCCACATTTCGGctaattcattatcactTTTCCTTTATTTCCAaagtgttgttgttgtttcaatgCAAGCAGTTGAAAGAGTCCCACCAATTGCCAGTGCTTGGTCAGAAAATTTAGCTTGGTCAATGGGATTAATTCGTATTCAATTTATGCAAAATATTTTCCGTTGGTATATTCAACTGACTGGAGGTTCACCAACAACATATTTTATTTCGTCAACCAAACAAGTTTTAGTACAAAAACACAAGAGATCTTTAGATTATGTTGCTGGTGTGGCTAAAAGATCTTTAGAATATGCTTTACGTTCACATAGTAATTTATATGTGTTGCGTGgtattaaaagaattgggtataattccaaaattgaaCCAACATCTATTGTTGCCACTGGATACACTTGGTTTGTGTTAATTGGATATTTATTAGTGGtattattggtattggtgAAATCAGtgattatattattaactcgtgccaaaaaaattaatccAAGAACTTTTAATTCCTTCCGTGGAAGTTTCCccaatttaattaaagGATCTCTTTTAAGATATATTGCCATTGGATCGactcaattgataatattttccTTATGGGAATTCACTCAAAATGATTCACCGGCTATGGTTGTTTTAGCAGTGttatttgtattattattattgggGGTGTTGGGATGGTCATATTTCAATGTTATGAAAATTGGAAGACAATCCATTAGAACTTATAATAATCCCGCAGCATTATTATATGGTGATAATAAAGTATTACAAAAATGGGGGTTCTGTTATACAATGTTTCACGCCAACAAATATTGGTTTGGTGTTGTACTCATGGGATATAATGTTTTCAAAGCATTATTTATTGCTTTTTGTCAAGATGCCGGTAAAGTTTCTGTTTTACCGATTTTTGTTGCTGATTTAGCTTAtacaatttatttgatttggaCGGGACCTTATTTGaataaaccaacaaatgttatcaattatatgaTGTCAATTGTCACCACcattaattcatttttatttttatttttctctGATTTATTTGGTCAACCAGCTCCTGTGGCATCTATTATGGGATGggtatttttcattttaaaTGCTGCcttttcattgattttattgattttggtcattgtatttgtattattatcagTAATGTCGAAGAATCCTGATGCTAGATTTGCTCCTGCTAAAGATGATAGATTTTCATTCCAAAGAAAATCTTCAATCAAACACAAGAGTTTAACTGAAAAAACTGGATTTAGTAATACAAATGGAGGTCACGGTGGcgttggtggtggtgatgaagaattgacaGCATTAGGAGTAGCAGCACAAGATCATTCAGCTGATTGGGAATCACAAATGTACAAACttaatgatttatcattagatgaagaagatgattcAAGAACAAATCAAGATTTTGTCAGACCAGATAAAACTCGTGAACTAACATCagattatgatgatgacaCTAGTTTCACTAATGAAGATAATACTCGTGTTGtcaataatgaagaagataagaataaaaaattggctgaaaaatggaaatcaaaaatatctAGAAAATTGtcgaaaaagaaatcactaaaagataaaaacaataatactcCCACcactactaataataacatAACTACAGTAAGAAGATTGAGTGATACATTGCTTAATGATGAAAGAGATTCAAATGAGAAACgtgaagaaaatgatgaattgtCACCAATAACACATCCttataatcaatcaacatcatttaataatcatAAACGTGAACATTCTACAACTTCAACTATATCAAATAACAACCCAACCCACACCAAAGGATTTATATAAATGTGAGTTTAGCTCATCCCCtccattttatttttttttaattattgtaTTAATAGAGTTTATGATTTAATTCCTAATtgtttttatatatatatatatatatatatattaatttaGGAATTGATTGGTTTTTATCTTGATAATTGTCGTATGTATAAAaaaccaataataaaaaagatgTTTTATGAATCATCTCTTTATTCTTTATTCTCTATTCTATATCATTCCaaaatctttcaatttgggttaatatttgatttgatatttttctatctattgttgataaccataaatgaattttttgagTCCAAGTAATATCTTGTAAAAATTCTTCCATATCAGGATTTTCCCTTTCATTAGCTTTATTATAcagttttattaattgattgaaatctATTGGTGATATAAGTTTATTTAATAAGTCACTAGATAAAGCAATGGCTCGACttattaaatgaatatCGGCTTCAAGATATACATAATTTTCATTGacttcaatttttgttgcCCAAGAATCTTTAAACATATCAGGGGTTTCACTAGTTGAAAATCGTAAATTTAATGGTGTCAGAGTGGTTAAATAAGGAATGGTTTGAATGATCCCAGGGTTGActatattatataatttattttcaaaccATTGAGTTGTAGAATCTTCAGCAATTAATGGAGATATTGgtcttgataaatttggatcacattgaatttgtatttgttgaaaaattaaatccaGTGATGTAAATTGATggaaaatttgttgttttaaatCCATTGGTAATATACATTCAAATAATCCTCCAACAAATGTATGAGGCatataaaaatcaaatttccGTTTAGCATATTTTTTACGTCGAGCCATTTTATAACATACTAGATTTTTCGATTCCCATTGTAATGAAGCTTGAGGATCTTTTGTCATCATTAAATCTTCTTGATGgagatttttatttttaccAGTATATTCTAACCATTTCCCATTAgtcaatttttctaattgtatatcaatttttttacgTAATAATCGAGATAATTTATTCCCCTTATACATTATAAACCCAAATATCCCAATTATGAAATCATCAGTTTCTTCAGTATTATGATAATCTTGGGTTTCAGGGTCTCCAATGGTGTCATGATCCGGTAACGTTAACATTTCACCTAATTTAGGTTTCAACATACAAAATGGTTTCCCCCAATCAATTTTCCCACTGGAATCAGTTCGAATAACTTTTTGATAATCTAATTGACCATGATTACAATGTGATATGGTAATGAAATGCATAGAAACAGGCAATGTATAACCCGatattttatattgacGAGTGATTTTAAACCCCGTGAACGGGAAAAATGGTGTCAGTTGTTTAGGATTACAAATCTTGTGTTGTTGATTGtaaaataatttacaatGTATAAGGGGAATGTTATATAGTAAGAAgtgaataataaatagtACTTTATCCATAGCGGGTAGAAAGAACAACTAATAGACCACTCttaaaacaattggaaTCCATTTTGCAACCACAAGAACAAAATTAGAAAGtttataattaaattagtCGCGTGATATTCACgtgatatatatatatgtatatatatatttttttttctttaatattTTGTAATGAGATGAGATGTGAAACAtaaactatttttttttttattttcattaataacCTCCCTCTTTACCCTCCAATCTGCCACACCATCAtggatcaacaacaacaatctaATAAAGCCCATAGAGGTGGCACTAAGAAACCAGGagctaaaaagaaattacaTCAAGATggacaaaacaaaaaggcTTTTGCCGTATCAGCACCAAGAAAATTGGAACGTATGGCCAGAAGATCCCATGATgtcaatgaaaaaaaattacatgTACCAATGGTTGACCGTACCCCTGATGATGATCCACCACCAGTTATTATAGCTGTTGTGGGACCACCAGGCACGGGGAAGTCAacattaataaaatcattaattagAAGATTAACGAAAACAACGTTAACGGAAATCAATGGACCCATAACTGTTGTTAGTGGGAAAAGAAGACGATTAACATTTATTGAagttaataatgatttaaattcTATGATTGATATTGCTAAAGTAGCCGatttagtattattattgattgatggGAATTATGGATTAGAAATGGAAACTATggaatttttaaatattgCTCAACATCATGGTATGCCCAGAGTTTTAGGTGTTGCTACTCATTTagatttatttaaatctCAACTGACATTACGTACTAGTaaaaaaagattgaaaCATAGATTTTGGACTGAAGTTTATCAAGGAGccaaattattttatttatcaGGAGTCATTAATGGTCGTTACCCAGATCGagaaattttaaatttatcaagattTATATCAGTGATGAAATTTAGACCATTAAAATGGAGAAATGAACATCCTTATTTATTAGCTGATAGAATTACTGATTTGACTCATCCACAAAAAATCGCTGAAAATTCTAAATGTGATCGTAAAGTGGCAATTTATGGTTATTTACATGGTACTCCATTACCCGTTGAAAATGCTCATATACATATAGCTGGTGTTGGTGATCATTATGTACATTCAGTGGAAAAATTGCCTGATCCATGTCCAACTCCTTATTATGAAcaaaaattagaagaattggaaagagaaagagtGAAAAATGCTGCAGCATCAGGTGAACCATTAGCTAAAACTACtagaagaaggaaaagattagaagataaacaaaaaatcatttatgCTCCAATGTCTGATGTTGGTGGAGTTTTAGTTGATAAAGATGCCGTTTATATAGATGTTGGTGGTAaagaaatttataaaaCTGGTACTGGTACTTCTGAACTTAAAGGTGAAGGTGAAAAACTTGTTAATGATTTACAAGAAATATCTCAAACCATGACTGAAAGATTAGAAGATGGACCTGGTTTACAATTATTTTCAAGTTCCAAAGCATTAAATCaagttgatgaagatgataacaatgaagaagaagatgatgatgatgacgagGAAGGACTTTTATCTGATGAAGAAACCATTGTTGATACTGGTCGTTCATCTTTAAGAAAAGCTAGAGTTTATGGAAAATCTGTTagtgaagatgatgaatttgatgaacTTGAATCTGATGAAGAACAGGATGGAGATCAATttagtgatgatgaagataaagCGGAAAATAACTTAAAGAGTAGAGGTATGGTTGAAGTCGATTTTGGTAGtaacaacaaatacaaagaaaatgatttgGAATATGTGGAAGACTCCTCATTATCATCAGATGAAgattattataaaaaatCTGCTGCCAAGTTGACTGCATCAGTTAGAAGGAAATGGgatatcaataaattgatttatttaaagGATATTGATGCTAAAGAGGtgataaaaaaatggaGAAATAATGATGTTCAAgatgacgacgacgacgatgatgaagaagaagaagaagacatTGAACAAGATGATcaagatttttttgttaaaaagaaagttcAAGATGATAAAGAAGATTTAGATACTTCTTTACCACGTTTCCCTACACTTGAAGCATTAAAAGCAAAATTCAATCCTAACACTAtagatgaaaataatagtgatgatgaatatgAAAATGGTTACaagattttaaaatcaCGATTATTAGTTGCACCAAAAGTGACTGATGAAACTgaagaaggaaaagaaataaaagaaaataatgatgatgatgatgaattatatggtgattttgaagatttagAAGCTACTGAAAATCAAGACCAAGAAGAGGAGCAAAACAAGAGTACAAAAACAGCAGAAGATGAGGACGATTTTGCTGATTTTGAtgctgaagaagaaaaggaagaagaagaagatgatgataacGTAGATGAAGAATCAATGACTactgaagaaaaaagacAATTAAATGCAGCTAAAAAAGccaaattaaaaatgcagtttgaagaagaagaagatagaGAATTTGGAGCTAGTGACCCTGAAGATGAATCAGAAACCTGGTAtgaatatcaaaaaaataaaatggcCAAACAATTAGAAATCAATAAAGTTCAATATGAAGAAATGACACCAGAAATGagaatcaaaattgaaGGTTATCGAGCTGGATCATATGTTAAAATtgtatttgataatattcCATGTGAAttcattgataattttgatcCAACATATCCTTTAGTATTAGGTGGATTATTAGCCACTGAATCTAGATTTGGGATAATGAATGCGAGAATAAGACGTCATAGATGgcataaaaaaatattgaaatcacAAGATCCATTGATTTTATCATTAGGTTGGCGTCGATTCCAAACATTACCAATTTATACCACTAGTGATTCTCGAACTAGAAATAGAATGTTGAAATATACTCCAGAACATGCTTATTGTTTTGCTTCATTCTACGGTCCCCTTGTGGCACCTAATACCACTTTTGTGGGGtttaatattgttgatagtAAATCTACTACTGGTGCATTTAGAGTGGCTGCTAGTGGGATTATTGAAGATATTAATTCTAGTGTTGAAATtgtcaaaaaattgaaattggtaGGGTATCCATATAAAATATTCCGTAATACTGCATTTATCAAAGATATgttttctaattctttaGAAGTTGCTAAATTTGAAGGTGCACAAATTAGAACTGTGTCAGGAATTAGAGGAGAAATCAAACGTGCATTATCAAAACCTGATGGCTATTTTAGAGCCACTTTTGAAGATAAAATTCTTATGTCAGATacaatatttttgaaaacttggTATCCTGTCaaagtgaaaaaattttataacCCTGTCAcgtcattattattaggtCAACATTCAGAATGGAAAGGTATGAGATTAACTGGACAAGTTAGAGctgatgaaaatattgCAACTCCATTAAATGTTGATTCTCAATATAAAAAAGTCGAAAGAGTGGAAAGAAGATTTAATCCATTGAAAGTACCTAAATCAATTCAAGCCGAATTACCATTTAAATCTCAAATTCATACTATGAAAccacaaaagaaaaagactTATATGAGTAAACGTGCCGTTGTATTAGGAggagaagaaaagaaggcTCGTGATTTGAtgcaaaaaataaatagtattagaaaggaaaaagatACCAAGAGAAAAGCCAAGAAGGATGAGaaatttaaagaaaaattgaaaaagattgCTAAAACTGAAGAACTtagaaaagagaaagaacgtgaaagaaagaaagattaTTTCAGTAAAGAAgggaagaaaagaaagttgGGATCTAGTGATGGTCAGGCATTTGGTAAAAAGCAAAGAGTTTAAGTAAGTGTGTAAAAAGTTAACAGTAATCTATATTAATCTAGCCAGATAGGAAATGTTAAACATGTAGAAATTGTAACCCCATCAGTTAGGTTTCATGGGATATGACAGATACCATCACTTTTTTAAGAACCTGCATAGTCACAACCTCAAGCAGTATAGAACAGAAGGATAATATAAAGTTTGATGTCATTGCGTTATtacttcatcatcaccctattgttattttgtGTAGAGTGACGATTGTATTTGCACCGCCTGCAGTGTTGTTTGATTCGTTGCTTAAGCCATTCCTTCCTGCCTCTATCAGGAAGTGTCACTGGAAGATTTATACTTTAGTTCACCTCAATAGcttatttcaaaaaaggTACACCCTAACACACCTCATTAAAAGATCACATCATACCATCTAAGCTTATATGAATGACTAAATTGAAAGTTTAATAAAACTACACTAAATGACAACAAAACCAAGAGCAaccattttgttttttttttagctGCAAAATGATACAACCTGATTTACCACATTCACAACACCTTGGTCATTTATAGtatttcttattattaaacTGAATGATTGCGCTTTGGATTATCATCATTGCTCATAATTGCTTTCCTATTGTCTTGTTAAGAGGAAGACATTGATAATTATGTTGCATAATTTATGTATTGCTATGATAGTGTTGGGTGTGAATTTTATTGTACCaagatattattttttttttggggtgCTACATGCATAGAAAACAGGAGAAATAGGAAGAAAAGTTatgatattgaattaaCCAACAAGGTATGTTTTTCACGtcattgatgatttaatgGATATCGTAGCCAAGTCCAAATAAGCaactgcaaaaaaaaaaactagaCAACTAACTTCTTGTTCTGGATTTATTTGTTAGTTGAGTATTGTATTGTAGGCGTGTCGACAACTCAACAAATAATTAGTGGCGGTGGTGGGTGGTGGGTGGTAGTGGAACCACGAATATTTAGTTCCCAAAATCAACGAAAACGTAGTTGTTTTCAATGGAATGTAAGAATACAAATCTTTTGGGTATTTAAACGAGTCATATTGAGTGGACTTGTCAACGCGTAAATTCAACTCAACAACCAATTTTCTATCACGAGcccaaaaaacaaagaggTTTTGTGTTAGTTCCACTGAtaaccactactactacctACTTCTACCACTATAGTAATAATTCAATCTCTTGTGAGAAATTGACACCACTATTTAGGGGTGATATAACTTTAGTTATAGTTATGGTTacatttttagtttttctttcctcTAGTacattagaaaaaaaagggggatGAAAGTTTAGacattaataattgtataattcaattatggATCAAATCTGAAAAAGATTCACAAACTTACAATTTAGAATATTCTCTATACGAGAAGTCCTCTAGATTGTGAACATCATAAAAAGATTAGAGTCTCTTGATGTATACTTATTATCACATGTATTAGTAACTATCCTGCTCTTTCAtacaaagaaaataaatttcataagtttgattttgtagATTTGActatttgataataataattaatagGGTTCTTCTTCTTAAATTAcactaaaagaaaatttgtGCTGGCTGTAAACTAAAATTTAGATCGCATTGTTTCACGCCAGGTTCACACACACACTTACCAACTTCAACCAACAACCCTTTTATCCTTCTACACACAGATGAACATCTATACGATTATGTTAAATTGTACAATGCAATAATGGTTACTACCCTATACTACACAAAGATTCTTGGGCTAtgtgaaattgaatttattttgaaaatttttgacATTGGCCAGAATGTGGACATTTGGTTTTCCCTCTTGTATTGTGTGTATAAAGAAAGTGTCACTCAACTTGCctaattataatttcatcatatCTTTCACAGGACATAACCACTTGTCTTAGAGAAAGTGTGTGTACTTGTAGAAGTAGTGTGACATAAACTTCACACTCAACAATTGCTCTAGCTAAGATATCAACACACACAATCGTTTAACTCATATCAGGAACAGGTCCTTcttaatttattttatttttagttcAACACCcctaaataaaaaaataacccACAAGAGATTTACTACATAACCAATTTACATACACAACGGATATAAGCCAACTCAGggtgtaaaaaaaaaaagaaaaaatttgctTTAAGCCATGTAACCAATGCGGTCCCGCTATTTTCAACTTATTTTATTACAATTATCAAGCCATTGATCAGCGCATAATAGGAATTGAAAGCAATTAACTCTTTGAACAATGCACACAAGCACCAATAAAAAGGGTAACAACCTACATTTGATTCTATTGAATGACTAAATTTGCTATTTCTTGCGCTGTAGGTACTTTCCCATAAAGAAGGCTTTTGTTATTGCTgatgacaataataaatagaaCAGAGGGGTTTACAAGATAATAgcaaataattattattttctatgtttgtgtttgtgtAGTACTAAGGATGTCCTCTATACGGAGATATTCAAGAGGTGTGGCTACTGATTGGTTAGAGATGATGAGTTTGTGAAAATAAATAGGTGATCAAGATTACCTACATATTTGTGCATGGGTAGAAACTCACCAGATAAAATTAACTCTTGAAACTACACAAAGCAAGATTTCATGCATTACAGTTTCCCTTACTGTTCACTTCCTCTAAACAACTACcacaactactactaccactactacaactaatcaaacaatgttcaagaaattaattcATAGATAGTAGAGAATATTCTAAATAATTAGTAAATTAGTAGACAAACTTATTCCTTATAATTATGTACAATATTCACATTATACTTTTAGTTGTAATTGTAGTTTGTGTTGTTCTTGTATATTATTTACCATCGTCAattgtttgtattttttttttgagttGACTACCACAAACTTTTTATAAACTAAAGGTTAATTAATACATACATTATCATACCCTACTTACATACTTTACacaattatatatatatatatataagaaAACCCGATTATCgattttcaataatctttttaaaatttttttaatatcttCTTTCACTTATTAACAtttactattactacttCTACTTTATACACTTTATACCATtaatatttcattattcaattcaatataatttgCATActtttaactttttttcGTTTCCACTCATACAATTTTCTACCACCACTTGGTAccactattattattaatctATGGCGACTACAACTAAaacgaaaaagaagaaattagtTTATAGACAAGATCCCGATGGGGTATTTCgattaaagaaaatagaCGACAACAATTCTATAAAATCAGTTGATTTGGccaataagaaaaaagaggtggataattatttaaatgaattaattgattgttcttatagtattgttgatgatattcCCGATAAGGAAATTGCAcgagaagaagaagaagaaaaaattatccACGAAATCCCAAACCCTCCTTCTACACAACCAGAACCAGaaccaaaaccaacaacaattaaaaaagtTAAACCAACTACTGTAAATACTTCTTCGAAAAATCTTACGATCAAGCCAGCATCCACTCCGCCTCAACCTGCTGTTGTTATTACTGAAAAAATAGCGGAGTCTAAAACATCTCCACCTACACCACCTACCACACTTCCAGAAGcacaaccaccacaagaagaaaataaaaccCAGGAGCAAGAAACACCAATAACGAAAATTCCATCCCCTACAGATTTTGTTACACACGAAGAAACTGAAGAGAATATAGTAGAAGAAGTAATCATACCTGCAAAACCATCAATAATGTCTACAATACATGAATTTTTACGTTTTCATATTCctagttttgtttttggaaTAATAGCTACAGTTATAGGAACTCGATataaagatgaaattatttatgGTGCAATTGGATTGACTGTACTTGCTACTGGTTTAGCAATAGTGGGTGTTTTAGGATTATGTCTTTGTTTACATCTTGGTTTGGTAAAACAATCTGATTTGAAAGTACTTGATCGatatattgatattttaaaatttagAGCAACAGAAGAAAGACCCCAAGAAAAGATTGTCATTAATGAAGAAGTTGTGGCTGAACCGGAACCGGAACCAGAACCAGAATCTCAACCAGTGGAAACTTctgaagaagttgaaatGGAAGAATTAGCTCCAGCTCCAGCACCACAAGCAGAACCTGAACCTGAACAATATGTTGTTCATGACACTGAGGTTATACGTGAAATTCCTATTGAACCACAACCTAAGCTTTATCAGCCAAAACTCAAACGAAACCTGCATTCAAAAACCACTCCTATTCTTGTAAAGGATCCACAAGAAACTGGATATCAACCATTAGAGGAACCACAACCACCTAAACCCAGGAggaaatcatcaacaataagaGTCACTCCATATGTATATGAACCTAGAGAACCTCGAAAATACAGTGTAATACCTACTAGTAACACAATTCCATTACCAGGAGATTCACCAACGAAAACCACTAAACATAAACTTGTCCATCCTAAACCAATGTTACAAAGAATACAAACAGAACCCATTAAAGAAGTTTCAAGAAGAAATTCTAAAAGAAGTACTGGGTCAGCATcaccaacatcaacaagaaGTGATCCATATTACTTATTACAAAATGCCCcacaacatcatcaacatcaacaacaacatattTTTAAAGAACGAACTCATGAAATACCACCAcaagttttcaaaactaaAGATTTACCTAATTTACCACATCAAGCTGAAGAATTAccatttattaatgaagTAAGATTAGTTGATGCAGTaagtgatgatgaatcaGATATGATAATTCCAATGGAAGCTCCTACGAGTCATTATACTGGCGGTGGTGGTCATGGTCATGgtgttgataataatatttacaGAAATCAAAGTACAAAGAGTAAACAAAGTGTTTTAGGAACCAGAGCAAATTATAGAAGATTTGTATCTAATGTCGATAATGATTATGAgtattaattgttttagtAGAGAAGGCGCCGATGGGGGAGGGGAAGAAGGTCCCAATTTTTTGtccatatatatattttttgtttattaataatagtatTGGAGATTATCTATTTTATATAGGGTATTTATATAACGTTTAtagtgtttttttttaaaaaaaaaatgattaaAAGGGTTCTTTCAAAAGTATTCAGAGATATACCTATAAACAAGAGTATTACAATTATTGTGAAACGTTCCCTCCCTCccatatttatatatatatggtCGTGTGAAATACACAAATGGTTTAACAGAATAATTTTGCGAGgtcgaaaaaaaaaacacccacccaccaccaagaaattttgaaaaaaaaacaaaacaagcCATACCCAATACGTGAATAGTATTGAATAATCAACCCATAGTTCATCAAATGCCGTTGTATAAAGAAgacaattttttaataatatatcCTGGATCCAAACATacattatttttgtttggaTTATCCGATACATTATCACCACCCCAATTTAAAATCccatcaattgtttatcaaGATTCCATCACTAAACAATATCAAGCCACTAATAATAGTGAAAATGCTACTGAAGAAATATATCCAATTATTGAATCgaaaattgttaatttagatgcatttaattatttattaaaaattattttacAAAGTGTAATTGCTAATCATCCAACTATTACCATTAATCAAATCCCCATGTTATTAATTACTCCTAGTTTAACATGGTCAAgacaatcaattgaatatattaCTAAATATgtcattgaaaatttagAAATCACCgcatttaatattattgatttgagTCTAGCTGCAACTTTTGGAGTTGGTCAACTGACAAATTCTACTGTTGTttatgttgatgatgaaaatattcaaattgtcCCCGTTGTTGGATATCAAGCGATTAAATTTGCAGggaaattaattaaaaatgaagGTAGTATAACTATATCTCGagaattaaaacaaaatttacCTAATTTAACAtctcaacaaattgaagatttgaaaaattccGATATTTT
The sequence above is a segment of the Candida albicans SC5314 chromosome 3, complete sequence genome. Coding sequences within it:
- the BMS1 gene encoding GTPase (Putative GTPase; Hap43-induced gene; mutation confers resistance to 5-fluorocytosine (5-FC); flucytosine induced; repressed by prostaglandins; Spider biofilm induced), which translates into the protein MDQQQQSNKAHRGGTKKPGAKKKLHQDGQNKKAFAVSAPRKLERMARRSHDVNEKKLHVPMVDRTPDDDPPPVIIAVVGPPGTGKSTLIKSLIRRLTKTTLTEINGPITVVSGKRRRLTFIEVNNDLNSMIDIAKVADLVLLLIDGNYGLEMETMEFLNIAQHHGMPRVLGVATHLDLFKSQSTLRTSKKRLKHRFWTEVYQGAKLFYLSGVINGRYPDREILNLSRFISVMKFRPLKWRNEHPYLLADRITDLTHPQKIAENSKCDRKVAIYGYLHGTPLPVENAHIHIAGVGDHYVHSVEKLPDPCPTPYYEQKLEELERERVKNAAASGEPLAKTTRRRKRLEDKQKIIYAPMSDVGGVLVDKDAVYIDVGGKEIYKTGTGTSELKGEGEKLVNDLQEISQTMTERLEDGPGLQLFSSSKALNQVDEDDNNEEEDDDDDEEGLLSDEETIVDTGRSSLRKARVYGKSVSEDDEFDELESDEEQDGDQFSDDEDKAENNLKSRGMVEVDFGSNNKYKENDLEYVEDSSLSSDEDYYKKSAAKLTASVRRKWDINKLIYLKDIDAKEVIKKWRNNDVQDDDDDDDEEEEEDIEQDDQDFFVKKKVQDDKEDLDTSLPRFPTLEALKAKFNPNTIDENNSDDEYENGYKILKSRLLVAPKVTDETEEGKEIKENNDDDDELYGDFEDLEATENQDQEEEQNKSTKTAEDEDDFADFDAEEEKEEEEDDDNVDEESMTTEEKRQLNAAKKAKLKMQFEEEEDREFGASDPEDESETWYEYQKNKMAKQLEINKVQYEEMTPEMRIKIEGYRAGSYVKIVFDNIPCEFIDNFDPTYPLVLGGLLATESRFGIMNARIRRHRWHKKILKSQDPLILSLGWRRFQTLPIYTTSDSRTRNRMLKYTPEHAYCFASFYGPLVAPNTTFVGFNIVDSKSTTGAFRVAASGIIEDINSSVEIVKKLKLVGYPYKIFRNTAFIKDMFSNSLEVAKFEGAQIRTVSGIRGEIKRALSKPDGYFRATFEDKILMSDTIFLKTWYPVKVKKFYNPVTSLLLGQHSEWKGMRLTGQVRADENIATPLNVDSQYKKVERVERRFNPLKVPKSIQAELPFKSQIHTMKPQKKKTYMSKRAVVLGGEEKKARDLMQKINSIRKEKDTKRKAKKDEKFKEKLKKIAKTEELRKEKERERKKDYFSKEGKKRKLGSSDGQAFGKKQRV
- a CDS encoding uncharacterized protein (Protein of unknown function; opaque-specific transcript; induced during chlamydospore formation in both C. albicans and C. dubliniensis; Hog1-repressed; Spider biofilm induced), which translates into the protein MATTTKTKKKKLVYRQDPDGVFRLKKIDDNNSIKSVDLANKKKEVDNYLNELIDCSYSIVDDIPDKEIAREEEEEKIIHEIPNPPSTQPEPEPKPTTIKKVKPTTVNTSSKNLTIKPASTPPQPAVVITEKIAESKTSPPTPPTTLPEAQPPQEENKTQEQETPITKIPSPTDFVTHEETEENIVEEVIIPAKPSIMSTIHEFLRFHIPSFVFGIIATVIGTRYKDEIIYGAIGLTVLATGLAIVGVLGLCLCLHLGLVKQSDLKVLDRYIDILKFRATEERPQEKIVINEEVVAEPEPEPEPESQPVETSEEVEMEELAPAPAPQAEPEPEQYVVHDTEVIREIPIEPQPKLYQPKLKRNSHSKTTPILVKDPQETGYQPLEEPQPPKPRRKSSTIRVTPYVYEPREPRKYSVIPTSNTIPLPGDSPTKTTKHKLVHPKPMLQRIQTEPIKEVSRRNSKRSTGSASPTSTRSDPYYLLQNAPQHHQHQQQHIFKERTHEIPPQVFKTKDLPNLPHQAEELPFINEVRLVDAVSDDESDMIIPMEAPTSHYTGGGGHGHGVDNNIYRNQSTKSKQSVLGTRANYRRFVSNVDNDYEY